The following coding sequences lie in one Tichowtungia aerotolerans genomic window:
- the galK gene encoding galactokinase, with amino-acid sequence MEKTAVIEKATTAHIDKFGKTPDSKAWAPGRIEVVGNHTDYNEGTVLSAAIDRGHAFCISKSDKPGIRLLAVDVDQVAEFDTSDMEKVSGAGWANYVKGVFFYIQEITGEPIDAIDCTFFGSIPMGAGLSSSAALEVASATAVLNLIGKTLDLKEVAKLCQKAEQKFAGTNCGLLDQFSSIFGRHHGLIHSDFRSLEVSGVDLPDDIEFLVVNPKVQHSLADSPYNERRERCEQAAEELAKRIDHPVSALRDVSWEEFEQFKGQIDPGAAKRAAHVVGEITRVEQGVEQLKSGDLTAFGAALFESHQSSIENFENSCPELDVVVGAAREAGALGARLSGGGFGGAAIVMVREADAKATGETISALCAEKGITPEILTVIPSAGAEVIQ; translated from the coding sequence ATGGAAAAAACAGCTGTTATCGAAAAGGCCACGACTGCGCATATCGACAAATTTGGAAAAACTCCCGACTCCAAAGCATGGGCCCCGGGCCGTATCGAAGTGGTCGGAAACCACACCGACTACAACGAAGGGACCGTCCTTTCCGCAGCTATTGACCGCGGACACGCATTCTGCATTTCCAAATCAGACAAACCCGGCATTCGTCTGCTGGCCGTTGACGTCGATCAAGTGGCTGAATTTGACACCTCCGACATGGAAAAAGTTTCCGGTGCAGGCTGGGCCAACTACGTGAAAGGTGTGTTCTTCTACATTCAGGAAATCACCGGCGAGCCCATCGACGCCATCGACTGCACCTTCTTCGGCTCCATCCCGATGGGCGCAGGACTTTCCAGCTCCGCCGCGCTCGAAGTGGCCTCCGCCACTGCCGTCCTGAACCTGATCGGCAAAACGCTCGACCTTAAAGAAGTCGCCAAGCTCTGCCAGAAGGCGGAACAAAAATTTGCCGGCACCAACTGCGGACTGCTGGACCAGTTTTCCAGTATTTTCGGCCGTCACCACGGCCTGATTCATTCCGATTTCCGAAGTCTGGAAGTTTCCGGCGTCGATCTGCCGGATGATATTGAGTTTCTGGTAGTCAACCCGAAGGTTCAGCACAGCCTGGCCGACTCGCCCTATAACGAACGCCGCGAACGCTGCGAACAGGCCGCGGAAGAGCTGGCAAAACGAATCGACCACCCCGTCAGCGCTCTGCGCGATGTTTCATGGGAGGAGTTTGAGCAGTTCAAAGGGCAGATTGATCCCGGTGCAGCCAAACGCGCCGCCCACGTTGTTGGAGAAATCACCCGCGTAGAACAGGGCGTTGAGCAATTAAAATCCGGCGATCTCACCGCATTCGGGGCCGCACTGTTCGAATCGCACCAGAGCTCGATCGAAAACTTTGAAAATTCCTGCCCTGAACTGGATGTGGTTGTCGGCGCAGCCCGCGAAGCCGGCGCGCTCGGCGCACGTCTTTCCGGCGGCGGATTCGGCGGCGCGGCCATCGTGATGGTGCGCGAAGCCGATGCAAAAGCAACCGGAGAGACAATCAGCGCGCTGTGCGCAGAAAAAGGAATCACCCCCGAAATTTTAACCGTGATTCCGTCTGCCGGCGCTGAAGTTATTCAGTGA
- the fni gene encoding type 2 isopentenyl-diphosphate Delta-isomerase, giving the protein MKDIRKRKTEHIDIVAKDASMDRRKFYFDDIRLTHRALPEINLADVDPSVEFLGKKLSFPFLISSMTGGSDEQIRTINHNLARAAEAEGVAMGVGSQRVMFSDPAARASFELRAAAPHALLFSNLGAVQINEGMTISQIRSAVDALNADALILHLNPLQEAVQPEGDINFSGLCEKIAEVVRDLCRPVIVKEVGAGISRADAELLVQAGVKIIDVAGAGGTSWSRIEAARSGDPSLGELFQDWGIPTPQALRELSDLDVTLIASGGIRTGIDMAKAMILDASLCGMARPLLTPAMESVDAVRAVIQRIRKEFVTAMFLLGAENVEQLKGNRSLILSS; this is encoded by the coding sequence ATGAAAGATATTCGCAAGCGCAAAACGGAGCACATCGACATTGTCGCGAAAGATGCGTCGATGGACCGGCGGAAGTTTTATTTCGACGACATTCGTTTGACGCATCGCGCGTTGCCGGAGATCAACCTCGCTGATGTCGATCCGTCGGTTGAATTTCTTGGCAAAAAGCTCAGCTTCCCGTTTTTGATTTCGTCGATGACCGGCGGCAGCGATGAGCAGATCCGGACGATCAACCACAACCTCGCGCGCGCGGCGGAAGCCGAAGGCGTGGCGATGGGCGTCGGTTCGCAACGGGTCATGTTTTCGGATCCGGCGGCGCGCGCCAGTTTTGAGCTGCGTGCCGCCGCGCCGCACGCGCTGCTGTTTTCTAATCTCGGCGCTGTACAGATCAATGAGGGGATGACGATCAGCCAGATTCGCAGTGCGGTTGATGCGTTGAATGCCGATGCGCTGATCCTGCATCTCAATCCGTTGCAGGAGGCGGTGCAGCCCGAGGGGGATATTAATTTTTCGGGTCTCTGCGAAAAAATCGCTGAGGTGGTTCGGGATCTCTGCAGGCCGGTGATTGTAAAGGAAGTCGGAGCGGGCATATCGCGGGCCGACGCGGAGCTGCTGGTTCAGGCCGGCGTAAAAATCATTGATGTGGCCGGCGCGGGCGGTACATCCTGGAGCCGCATTGAAGCGGCGCGCAGCGGTGATCCGTCACTGGGCGAGCTGTTTCAGGACTGGGGGATTCCGACGCCGCAGGCGCTTCGGGAACTTTCCGATCTGGATGTCACGCTGATTGCGTCCGGCGGAATCCGTACCGGAATCGACATGGCCAAGGCAATGATCCTTGATGCGTCGCTGTGCGGCATGGCCCGTCCGCTGTTGACTCCCGCGATGGAATCCGTCGATGCTGTTCGTGCGGTGATTCAGCGCATTCGCAAAGAATTTGTCACAGCCATGTTCCTGCTTGGCGCAGAAAACGTTGAACAGCTCAAAGGAAACAGGAGTCTCATTCTTTCGTCATGA
- a CDS encoding hydroxymethylglutaryl-CoA reductase has translation MSELFANVPLKWVGPVRITGPEIDVETELPLATYESPVFATVNRGARVATVSGGIKAVVIDERMTRSVLFEAPDAIVAFQCLEKIKADFPNLGKAVETTSRFAKLIDMDSQIAGNLLFLRLEYTTGDASGHNMATQASEAVMNHILELCPELKYESLSGNYCSDKKATAVNGIRGRGKYVVAEVTIPEKMVRKYLKSTPEKIAQINVRKNLIGTMLAGGLRSGNAHYANMLLAFYLATGQDAANIIEGSQGITQAEVRDGDLWFSVTLPNLIVGTVGNGKGLPFVEEVLTKLGCREDREPGANGRRLALICAASVLCGELSLLAALTNPGELMTAHRKLERS, from the coding sequence ATGAGCGAGTTATTTGCCAATGTTCCGCTGAAGTGGGTCGGGCCGGTCAGAATCACCGGGCCGGAAATCGACGTCGAAACCGAACTGCCGCTGGCGACCTATGAGTCGCCCGTGTTCGCCACCGTCAACCGCGGCGCGCGCGTCGCCACCGTTTCCGGCGGTATTAAAGCCGTCGTCATCGACGAACGGATGACCCGCTCCGTCCTTTTCGAAGCGCCGGACGCGATCGTCGCTTTCCAATGTCTGGAAAAAATCAAAGCCGATTTTCCGAACCTTGGAAAAGCCGTCGAAACGACCAGCCGCTTCGCGAAGCTCATCGACATGGATTCGCAGATCGCAGGCAACCTGCTTTTCCTGAGATTGGAATACACGACCGGTGACGCCTCGGGCCACAACATGGCTACGCAGGCCAGCGAAGCCGTCATGAACCACATTCTCGAGCTTTGCCCGGAACTGAAATATGAATCGCTGTCCGGCAACTACTGTTCCGACAAAAAAGCCACTGCCGTCAACGGTATTCGCGGGCGCGGTAAATATGTCGTCGCCGAAGTGACCATCCCCGAAAAAATGGTCCGCAAATATCTCAAGAGCACGCCCGAAAAAATCGCGCAGATCAACGTTCGTAAAAACCTCATCGGCACCATGCTCGCCGGCGGGCTGCGCTCCGGCAATGCGCACTACGCCAACATGCTGCTCGCCTTCTACCTCGCCACCGGACAGGACGCCGCCAACATTATCGAAGGCTCGCAGGGTATCACGCAGGCCGAAGTGCGCGACGGCGATCTCTGGTTTTCCGTCACGCTTCCCAACCTCATTGTCGGCACCGTCGGTAACGGAAAAGGCCTTCCCTTCGTCGAAGAAGTGCTCACAAAACTCGGCTGCCGCGAAGACCGTGAGCCCGGTGCCAACGGACGCCGGCTCGCGCTCATCTGCGCCGCCTCCGTCCTTTGCGGAGAACTCTCCCTCCTCGCCGCCCTCACCAACCCCGGCGAACTCATGACCGCCCACCGCAAGCTGGAGCGCTCATGA
- a CDS encoding PocR ligand-binding domain-containing protein, which yields MLTTLNHTISQQVADIIDIYTELHGTRVSLFGPDRQMLYPAAEGRPNCTYCRMLRETLGQDSRCRALDGSMMDAALEQRTMISYTCHGGMREAVAPLFSAGQLAGFVMIGQFRSRTAPSISPYKAQWEESQGNNALQEAFLESTVLPEEKIENLLAMFSQLLELIIRGQLIHRKDYDLIEPVIEQIRQNPAQPLRLDEAARITGRSASTVTRLFKKMTGRSFKQYQVDMRLQRAGELLVARPNCPVAEIAREIGIEDPFYFSRLFHKHNGLSPSDYRKTHQRK from the coding sequence ATGCTGACAACTCTGAATCACACGATCAGCCAGCAGGTGGCGGATATCATTGATATTTACACGGAGCTGCACGGAACGCGGGTGAGCCTGTTCGGGCCGGATCGGCAGATGCTGTACCCGGCGGCGGAAGGCCGCCCGAACTGCACATATTGCCGGATGCTGCGCGAAACGCTGGGGCAGGATTCGCGCTGCCGGGCACTGGACGGCAGTATGATGGATGCGGCGCTGGAACAGCGGACTATGATCTCCTACACCTGTCACGGCGGCATGCGCGAAGCCGTCGCCCCGCTGTTTTCGGCCGGACAGTTGGCCGGGTTTGTGATGATTGGCCAGTTTCGAAGCCGGACCGCACCATCCATTTCTCCGTATAAGGCGCAATGGGAGGAATCGCAGGGCAACAATGCCCTTCAGGAAGCTTTTCTGGAAAGTACGGTTTTGCCCGAGGAAAAAATTGAAAACCTGCTGGCGATGTTCAGCCAGCTGCTGGAGCTGATCATTCGCGGGCAGCTCATTCACCGAAAAGACTATGACCTGATTGAGCCGGTGATTGAACAGATCCGCCAGAATCCGGCACAGCCCCTGCGACTGGATGAGGCGGCCCGCATCACCGGCCGGAGCGCCTCCACCGTGACCCGCCTGTTTAAAAAAATGACCGGTCGAAGCTTCAAGCAGTATCAGGTCGACATGCGGCTGCAGCGGGCCGGCGAACTGCTGGTTGCCCGGCCCAATTGCCCGGTTGCCGAAATCGCCCGGGAAATCGGAATAGAAGATCCGTTTTACTTTTCCCGTTTATTCCATAAACATAACGGACTTTCGCCCAGCGACTATCGCAAAACCCATCAGAGGAAATGA
- a CDS encoding RNA polymerase sigma factor encodes MTDLDLIRRARLEDTSAYEELVRRYYSKIYGLVYGMVSSREDAEDVTQEVFVKAWKALGHFREQSGFYTWIYRIAVNRAINFRKRRNRRRTVQFEDFDPDIKQAESYKEFSSKGSVLRKMNLGEFQKKMNEALMTLSDKHRAVVIMHDVQGMPHSEIAEVMGCSEGTARSRLFYARKRLQAELAEFES; translated from the coding sequence ATGACCGATCTTGATCTCATCCGCCGCGCCCGCCTTGAAGATACTTCTGCCTACGAAGAACTGGTCCGCCGGTATTACAGTAAGATATACGGGCTGGTGTACGGTATGGTCAGCAGCCGTGAAGATGCGGAAGATGTAACCCAGGAGGTGTTTGTAAAGGCCTGGAAAGCGCTGGGTCACTTCCGGGAGCAGTCCGGATTCTACACCTGGATCTATCGCATTGCTGTTAATCGCGCCATTAATTTCCGCAAGCGGCGCAATCGCCGCCGAACGGTGCAGTTTGAGGATTTCGATCCCGATATCAAGCAGGCGGAGTCCTATAAGGAGTTTTCCAGCAAGGGATCGGTGCTCCGAAAAATGAATTTGGGCGAATTCCAGAAAAAAATGAACGAAGCCTTAATGACTCTGTCGGATAAACACAGAGCGGTTGTGATCATGCACGATGTGCAGGGGATGCCCCACTCTGAGATTGCCGAAGTTATGGGTTGCTCAGAGGGAACGGCCCGCTCACGACTGTTCTACGCCCGCAAGAGGTTGCAGGCGGAACTGGCGGAGTTCGAGTCATGA
- a CDS encoding inositol monophosphatase family protein codes for MMDFDKLLATTIEAAKTAGKMIAESRPQHVTRKEGGESLASQVLTEVDEKSQRMILEILKPTIEEFDLALLAEESEDDHSRFEKEYFWCIDPIDGTLPFIDGIPGYSVSIALVARDGTPHIGVVYDPVEHNCWHAVRGGGIFKNSKPWKLRDHGTPLQLITDRSFKNNPRFFQTLEKLELDEHSQVRMTGGAAMNAVWVLENAPACYFKFPKLGKGGGSIWDFAATACLFAEAGAVATDFAGNPLDLNRADSTFMNHRGILFATDAQLAEQIKNRLR; via the coding sequence ATGATGGATTTCGACAAACTTTTGGCTACGACCATTGAGGCTGCAAAAACTGCGGGGAAGATGATTGCGGAGTCGCGTCCTCAGCATGTGACTCGCAAGGAAGGGGGCGAGAGCCTCGCTTCGCAGGTGTTGACCGAAGTCGACGAAAAGAGCCAGCGGATGATTCTTGAAATCCTGAAGCCGACGATTGAGGAGTTCGATCTGGCGCTGCTCGCCGAGGAGAGCGAGGACGACCACAGCCGCTTTGAGAAAGAGTATTTCTGGTGCATCGATCCCATCGACGGAACGCTTCCGTTTATCGACGGCATTCCCGGCTACTCTGTTTCGATCGCCCTGGTCGCGCGCGACGGCACACCGCACATCGGCGTGGTCTACGATCCGGTCGAACACAACTGCTGGCACGCGGTTCGCGGCGGCGGAATCTTCAAAAATTCCAAACCCTGGAAACTTCGTGACCACGGGACTCCGCTGCAGTTGATTACCGACCGGAGTTTTAAGAACAATCCACGTTTTTTCCAAACATTGGAAAAACTGGAGTTGGACGAACATTCGCAGGTTCGAATGACCGGCGGCGCGGCGATGAATGCCGTCTGGGTTCTGGAGAATGCTCCGGCGTGCTACTTCAAGTTTCCAAAGCTTGGAAAAGGCGGCGGCTCCATCTGGGATTTTGCGGCAACGGCCTGCCTGTTTGCGGAAGCGGGCGCGGTGGCGACGGACTTCGCGGGGAATCCGCTCGACCTGAACCGCGCGGACTCCACGTTTATGAACCATCGCGGCATTTTGTTTGCCACCGATGCTCAACTCGCCGAACAAATAAAAAACCGCCTCCGGTGA
- a CDS encoding L-threonylcarbamoyladenylate synthase → MSKLIQVNAEHPEPEIIEQACRILEAGGRVVVPTETVYGIACAPEHIETLYCAKERDRGKPIARLAASLEQVEALGADFGRDGKALAEKYWPGPLTLVLNTPEGTTGFRVPAHEVPLALARAFGRPIALTSANKSGGADATNAQDAFQCLENDVPLFLDSGETSTQVPSTVLLCSANETKILREGAVSAEELKRYTDS, encoded by the coding sequence ATGAGTAAACTGATTCAAGTGAATGCCGAACATCCCGAGCCGGAGATTATTGAGCAGGCCTGCAGAATTCTGGAAGCGGGCGGGCGGGTGGTGGTTCCGACCGAAACGGTCTATGGAATCGCCTGCGCTCCGGAACATATTGAAACGCTCTATTGCGCAAAAGAGCGCGACCGGGGCAAGCCGATCGCACGGTTGGCCGCGTCGCTCGAACAGGTTGAGGCACTCGGCGCGGACTTCGGCCGCGACGGCAAAGCCCTCGCCGAGAAATACTGGCCCGGCCCGCTGACACTCGTGCTCAATACACCGGAGGGAACCACCGGCTTCCGCGTGCCGGCCCACGAAGTACCGCTGGCCCTCGCCCGCGCCTTCGGACGACCCATTGCGCTGACCTCCGCCAACAAAAGCGGCGGGGCCGATGCCACAAACGCTCAGGATGCGTTCCAATGTCTGGAAAACGATGTGCCGTTGTTTCTCGATTCCGGAGAAACATCAACCCAGGTTCCGAGCACAGTGCTTCTATGCTCAGCCAATGAAACAAAAATTCTGCGCGAAGGGGCAGTCTCTGCCGAAGAGCTCAAGCGCTACACGGATTCATAA
- a CDS encoding aldose epimerase family protein: MAVTSEAFGKNLFGENVDLFTLTNSNGIRVRIMNHGGIIVSLETPDRDGNMADIVLGHDTAAEYADGGPYFGAVIGRFGNRIKDGKFSLEGVDYTLAQNNGPNALHGGLKGFDKIIWDTEILEDTAIRMRYVSADGEEGFPGEVETVITYTLTDDNELKIDYSAESTKATPFNITNHSYFNLAGHDSGIAVGQIMTINADRYLPIDATSIPTGEEASVEGTPFDFRTPHVIGARIDEDNEQLAFAGGYDHNWCLNKETDGEISFCARSEDPVSGRVMETFTTEPGVQFYAANFLDGTLKGKGGCMYVKRGGFCLETQHWPDSPNQPQFPNTILRPGEAFLSQTIYKFSVN; the protein is encoded by the coding sequence ATGGCTGTAACATCAGAAGCTTTTGGAAAAAACCTGTTCGGTGAAAACGTCGACCTTTTCACCTTAACCAATTCAAACGGCATCCGGGTTCGCATCATGAATCACGGCGGGATTATCGTTTCGCTGGAAACACCCGATCGCGACGGCAACATGGCCGATATTGTTCTTGGCCACGATACCGCCGCAGAATATGCCGACGGCGGACCGTACTTCGGCGCAGTCATCGGTCGGTTCGGCAACCGGATCAAGGACGGAAAATTCTCGCTCGAAGGCGTCGACTACACGCTGGCGCAGAACAACGGCCCGAATGCACTGCACGGCGGCTTGAAAGGATTCGATAAAATCATTTGGGACACTGAGATCCTTGAAGATACTGCAATCCGCATGCGCTATGTCAGCGCTGACGGTGAAGAAGGATTCCCCGGTGAAGTTGAAACGGTAATCACCTATACGCTCACTGACGACAACGAGCTGAAAATCGACTATTCCGCTGAAAGTACCAAAGCCACTCCGTTCAATATCACCAATCATTCCTACTTCAATCTCGCCGGGCACGACTCCGGCATCGCTGTCGGTCAGATTATGACCATCAACGCGGACCGTTATCTGCCGATCGATGCGACATCCATTCCGACCGGAGAAGAAGCCTCCGTTGAAGGAACGCCGTTTGACTTCCGCACGCCGCACGTAATCGGGGCGCGGATAGATGAGGATAACGAGCAGCTCGCCTTTGCCGGCGGATATGACCACAACTGGTGTCTCAACAAAGAAACCGACGGCGAAATCTCCTTCTGTGCCCGTTCCGAAGATCCGGTCAGCGGACGTGTGATGGAAACGTTCACCACCGAGCCCGGCGTGCAATTCTATGCCGCAAATTTTCTCGACGGAACGTTGAAAGGGAAGGGAGGCTGCATGTACGTTAAACGCGGCGGATTCTGCCTCGAAACCCAGCACTGGCCCGACTCTCCCAACCAGCCGCAGTTCCCGAACACCATCCTTCGCCCCGGCGAAGCGTTTCTTTCTCAGACGATCTATAAATTTTCGGTCAACTGA
- a CDS encoding phosphotransferase — MNDHFQQIVLNATGAEGLTEEGELIQSLWSGYGKIIRCRLHGADVDSVVVKHVHWPDAANHPRGWNTGLSHERKVRSYQVETEFYATWAARCGAECRVPKCHALETHGDEVFMVLEDLDAAGFGDRRRTVSDEDVRACLSWLAHFHAAFMNENPDGLWPVGTYWHLATRPDELAALDDSALRNAAAAIDRRLNDARFKTFVHGDAKLANFCFSAHGNQVAAVDFQYVGGGCGMKDVAYFLGSCLNEDECEEREDELLDYYFGTLEKCMGGGSASFQALETEWRALYPVAWTDFFRFLQGWSPGHWKINSYSMRLARQVLKELA, encoded by the coding sequence ATGAATGACCATTTTCAACAGATTGTACTCAACGCAACCGGCGCGGAAGGCCTGACCGAAGAGGGCGAGCTGATCCAGAGCCTCTGGAGCGGCTACGGGAAAATCATCCGCTGCCGGCTGCACGGCGCGGACGTCGACAGCGTTGTGGTGAAGCACGTTCACTGGCCCGATGCAGCGAATCACCCGCGCGGCTGGAACACCGGTCTGTCGCATGAACGCAAAGTGCGCTCCTATCAGGTCGAAACCGAATTCTATGCAACATGGGCCGCGCGCTGCGGCGCGGAATGCCGCGTGCCGAAGTGTCATGCGCTGGAGACGCATGGCGATGAAGTATTTATGGTGCTCGAAGACCTCGACGCCGCCGGTTTCGGCGATCGTCGCAGAACTGTTTCGGACGAAGACGTTCGCGCCTGCCTGTCATGGCTTGCGCATTTTCATGCCGCCTTTATGAACGAAAATCCGGATGGTCTCTGGCCGGTCGGGACCTACTGGCACCTGGCGACTCGCCCCGACGAACTGGCCGCGCTCGACGATTCCGCACTGAGAAACGCCGCGGCGGCGATTGACCGCCGCCTCAACGATGCGCGTTTTAAAACATTTGTACACGGCGATGCCAAGCTCGCCAATTTTTGTTTCTCTGCGCATGGGAATCAGGTCGCGGCGGTTGACTTTCAGTATGTCGGCGGCGGATGCGGCATGAAGGATGTCGCCTACTTTCTCGGCAGCTGCCTCAACGAAGATGAGTGCGAGGAGCGCGAAGACGAACTGCTCGATTACTATTTCGGAACCTTGGAAAAATGTATGGGTGGAGGCTCGGCCTCCTTTCAGGCATTGGAAACGGAATGGAGAGCTCTGTATCCGGTGGCGTGGACCGACTTCTTCCGCTTTCTGCAGGGCTGGAGCCCCGGTCACTGGAAGATTAACAGCTATTCAATGCGCCTTGCTCGGCAGGTACTGAAGGAGCTTGCATGA
- a CDS encoding hydroxymethylglutaryl-CoA synthase, translating to MKIGIDQISFYTSQYFLDLKTLAKARGVDPDKYRVGIGQSRMGIPPPDEDIVTMAASAAFRLKERGALDGVENLLLATESGIDQSKAAGLFVHGLLGLPSRCRVVELKQACYSATAALRMAMGLVAMKPQSKVLIIASDVARYELDSPGESTQGCGAVAFTISANPRLVAIDPESGFYADDVMDFWRPNYLSEAQVDGKYSTLIYIKALKEAWKQYAEESGRSLDDFARFCYHIPFTRMAAKAHQKLARGISDEELEQVIGESLIYSREAGNCYSASLYVGITSLFDNCAEDLSGRRIGLYSYGSGCVGEFFSGVVQSGYRTALLKEVHQELLAGRTELTFQQYEDIYNYGIPTDGGEHVFAQYCTGPFRFAGIEAHKRIYESV from the coding sequence ATGAAGATCGGCATCGACCAAATCAGTTTTTATACCTCGCAGTATTTTCTGGATTTGAAAACGCTGGCGAAGGCGCGCGGCGTGGATCCCGATAAATACCGGGTCGGAATCGGGCAGAGCCGCATGGGGATTCCTCCTCCGGATGAAGACATTGTGACGATGGCCGCCAGCGCGGCCTTCCGGCTCAAAGAGCGCGGCGCGCTCGATGGAGTGGAAAATCTTCTGCTTGCCACGGAGAGCGGGATCGACCAGTCGAAAGCCGCCGGGCTGTTTGTTCACGGTCTGCTCGGGTTGCCGAGCCGCTGCCGGGTGGTTGAGCTTAAACAGGCCTGCTACAGTGCGACCGCTGCGCTGCGCATGGCGATGGGGCTCGTTGCCATGAAGCCGCAGAGCAAGGTTCTGATTATTGCATCTGATGTCGCCCGCTACGAACTGGACAGCCCCGGTGAGTCGACACAGGGTTGCGGTGCGGTTGCATTTACCATTTCTGCCAATCCACGACTGGTTGCCATTGATCCGGAATCCGGCTTTTATGCCGATGATGTTATGGATTTCTGGCGGCCGAACTATCTGTCCGAAGCGCAGGTGGACGGCAAGTATTCGACGCTGATTTATATCAAAGCACTCAAAGAGGCATGGAAGCAGTACGCTGAAGAATCCGGTCGATCGCTCGATGATTTTGCACGTTTCTGCTATCACATTCCGTTTACCCGCATGGCGGCCAAGGCGCACCAGAAACTGGCGCGCGGCATTTCCGACGAGGAACTCGAGCAGGTGATCGGCGAGTCGCTGATTTACAGCCGTGAAGCGGGCAACTGCTATTCCGCATCGCTCTACGTCGGCATCACCTCGCTGTTCGACAACTGCGCTGAAGACTTAAGCGGCAGGCGGATCGGGCTCTACAGCTACGGCTCCGGCTGTGTCGGCGAATTTTTCAGCGGCGTTGTTCAGTCCGGTTACCGCACTGCGCTGCTGAAAGAGGTGCATCAGGAACTGCTGGCAGGACGCACGGAGCTTACCTTCCAGCAGTATGAGGATATTTATAATTACGGGATCCCGACCGACGGCGGCGAGCATGTGTTTGCTCAGTACTGCACCGGCCCGTTCCGCTTCGCCGGAATCGAAGCGCACAAGCGCATTTATGAATCCGTGTAG